One window from the genome of Bdellovibrio sp. NC01 encodes:
- a CDS encoding methylated-DNA--[protein]-cysteine S-methyltransferase, with translation MIQWELKTAVGSMFIVASEKGLRGIYWKKQDIPFASSLRDRTEGMCMVRETVEQIESYLRGDLKKFTLQLDLIGTEFQKLVWAELLKIPYGKTLSYKELAEKVNKPKACRAVGTANGRNPISIVVPCHRVIASDGTLGGYAGGLPAKSKLLALESLKL, from the coding sequence ATGATTCAGTGGGAACTTAAGACAGCGGTGGGATCCATGTTCATCGTAGCTTCTGAAAAAGGTTTGCGTGGAATTTATTGGAAGAAACAAGACATTCCATTTGCGAGCTCTTTACGAGATCGCACGGAAGGCATGTGTATGGTTCGTGAAACTGTTGAACAAATCGAATCCTATCTGCGCGGCGATTTGAAGAAGTTCACGTTGCAATTAGATCTGATTGGCACTGAATTTCAAAAACTGGTTTGGGCTGAACTTTTAAAAATCCCTTATGGTAAAACTCTGTCTTATAAAGAGCTGGCAGAAAAAGTGAATAAACCCAAAGCCTGTCGCGCGGTGGGGACGGCAAATGGCAGAAATCCGATTTCTATTGTTGTCCCTTGTCATAGAGTTATCGCCAGTGATGGCACTTTGGGAGGATATGCCGGAGGTTTGCCGGCGAAGTCGAAACTTCTCGCTCTTGAAAGTTTAAAGCTTTAA
- a CDS encoding MFS transporter, which produces MKKSVLWSMALAAGICVANLYYCQPLLQQIQQSLGGSDTEIGWIPTLTQISYALGMLLLVPMGDRSERKFLIVLFTVLSGFSMMAFGFSQSLTAAYIFSFFIGISTMTPHLTIPFAANLAPVETRGKVVGIVMSGLLLGILLSRTVAGFVGDAFGWRVMFISAGVALVILGAALKITLPRSEPTYQGSYWGLLQSVWHLVKTLPQLRESMLFGAVLNASFCAFWATLIHLVSHEPFNLGVKTVGVFGLIGAVSVLAAPIVGSKSDRSNPRNSVGFGILLTLLSFFIFLIWGSTSLIALGIGVFVMDLGVQAAHVANQTRIYSLLPEARSRLNTAYMFAYFSGAAMGSWLASYAWSKYQWQGVCILSIAFLLLGLCVYLFGIVFPSKAHTH; this is translated from the coding sequence ATGAAAAAGTCAGTGTTGTGGTCCATGGCTCTTGCGGCCGGGATCTGTGTCGCCAATCTTTACTACTGCCAACCTTTGCTGCAACAAATTCAGCAAAGCTTAGGCGGTAGTGATACTGAAATTGGTTGGATTCCAACACTGACACAAATTAGTTATGCTCTGGGGATGTTATTGCTCGTGCCTATGGGCGATCGCAGTGAAAGAAAATTCTTAATTGTTTTGTTCACCGTGCTGTCAGGTTTTTCTATGATGGCCTTCGGTTTTTCACAAAGTCTAACCGCTGCTTATATCTTTAGTTTCTTCATTGGCATCTCAACGATGACTCCCCATCTAACAATCCCCTTTGCCGCAAACCTTGCGCCGGTTGAAACGCGTGGCAAAGTTGTTGGCATTGTGATGAGTGGTTTGTTACTTGGCATCTTGTTATCTCGCACCGTTGCGGGCTTCGTCGGTGATGCCTTCGGTTGGCGCGTGATGTTTATTTCTGCCGGAGTCGCTTTAGTGATTTTAGGAGCCGCCTTAAAAATCACACTTCCTCGTAGTGAGCCCACTTATCAAGGAAGTTACTGGGGACTTTTACAATCGGTGTGGCACTTAGTTAAAACTCTGCCGCAACTTCGTGAAAGCATGCTCTTCGGTGCGGTCCTTAACGCCTCATTCTGTGCGTTCTGGGCAACACTGATCCATCTTGTCAGTCATGAGCCCTTCAATCTTGGAGTCAAAACAGTTGGTGTCTTCGGCCTTATTGGTGCTGTTAGTGTTTTGGCTGCTCCTATTGTCGGAAGTAAATCGGACCGCAGCAATCCACGCAATTCGGTGGGCTTCGGTATTCTCTTAACATTACTTTCGTTTTTTATTTTCCTAATTTGGGGAAGCACTTCACTGATTGCGTTGGGCATTGGTGTCTTTGTGATGGACCTAGGCGTGCAAGCTGCGCACGTTGCTAATCAAACGCGTATCTATAGTCTTCTGCCTGAGGCGCGCAGTCGCTTGAACACAGCTTATATGTTTGCGTACTTCTCTGGCGCAGCGATGGGCTCATGGCTCGCAAGCTATGCATGGAGCAAGTATCAGTGGCAGGGCGTGTGCATTCTTTCCATTGCGTTCTTACTCTTAGGCCTTTGCGTTTATCTTTTCGGAATCGTTTTTCCATCTAAAGCACACACGCACTGA
- a CDS encoding Ada metal-binding domain-containing protein gives MKKDDIFYTAMLARDHRFDGKFFVGVKTTGIYCRPICPAKPKRENVEFFANHHAAEKAGYRPCLRCRPESAPQSPAWVGTTAVVQRAIKVLNNLESIEFNEDRFAELFGLSARHLRRLFMEEVGKTPKQIAFENRLNLSRKLISETQLAMTEVAFASGFSSIRRFNDAFKERFKKTPSQIRRQKIKDGEPLRISLPYRPPFDFEGLMMSYFNHRVGDLEWFEDGKMHRIFSLNGQVGKVAISNDVEMSALMLEIDFPDTTMIHAIVTRVRNVFDLDSDPLVIANTLEQIPVVKKMYRKFPGVRLPSGWDPFEIAIAAILGQLVSIERGRSLVHDLMAMLGDEIEYGGKIYRLFPTAQQIVDGDLTKLKTTTARKMALKGFARAIAEGKLSLESTQDVDLFHKNILSIKGIGPWTANYIALKALRGTDVFPATDLILGRALQQHAKDILDKVSPWRGYLAALMWREYGKGANK, from the coding sequence ATGAAAAAGGACGATATCTTTTATACAGCAATGCTTGCCCGCGATCACCGCTTCGATGGGAAGTTCTTTGTAGGAGTGAAAACGACTGGAATCTATTGTCGTCCGATTTGTCCTGCGAAACCTAAGCGCGAAAATGTCGAATTTTTTGCGAATCATCATGCGGCGGAAAAAGCGGGCTATCGCCCCTGTTTACGTTGCCGTCCTGAAAGTGCGCCGCAATCACCAGCATGGGTTGGTACGACCGCCGTCGTACAACGTGCCATAAAGGTCCTAAATAATTTGGAAAGCATCGAATTCAACGAAGATCGCTTCGCTGAATTGTTTGGTTTAAGTGCTCGCCATTTGCGTCGCTTGTTCATGGAAGAGGTCGGCAAGACGCCAAAGCAAATTGCTTTTGAAAATCGTCTGAATCTTTCACGAAAACTGATTAGTGAAACGCAGTTGGCGATGACCGAAGTGGCCTTTGCCTCTGGATTTTCTTCGATCCGTCGTTTTAATGATGCCTTTAAAGAACGTTTTAAGAAAACTCCATCGCAGATTCGTCGCCAAAAAATAAAAGACGGGGAGCCTTTGCGCATTTCATTACCTTATCGCCCGCCGTTTGATTTTGAGGGACTGATGATGTCGTACTTCAATCATCGTGTTGGCGATTTGGAATGGTTCGAAGATGGAAAGATGCATCGCATTTTTTCGTTGAACGGGCAGGTTGGGAAAGTCGCAATTAGCAATGATGTTGAGATGTCTGCGTTGATGCTTGAAATTGACTTCCCAGATACGACGATGATCCATGCGATTGTCACTCGCGTGCGCAATGTATTCGATTTGGATTCTGATCCATTGGTTATTGCCAATACTCTTGAGCAAATTCCAGTCGTGAAAAAGATGTATCGTAAATTTCCGGGAGTGCGTTTGCCATCGGGATGGGACCCGTTTGAAATTGCCATCGCTGCGATTCTTGGACAACTGGTTAGTATTGAGCGGGGTCGTTCGCTTGTTCATGATCTGATGGCGATGTTAGGGGATGAAATCGAATATGGCGGAAAGATCTATCGTCTATTTCCGACGGCTCAACAAATTGTCGATGGAGATTTGACGAAACTGAAAACGACCACGGCGCGAAAGATGGCCCTAAAGGGTTTTGCACGAGCGATCGCGGAAGGAAAGCTGTCTTTAGAGTCGACTCAAGATGTGGATCTGTTTCATAAAAATATTTTATCTATCAAAGGCATTGGCCCGTGGACTGCGAATTACATCGCATTGAAAGCCTTGCGCGGCACAGATGTTTTTCCGGCGACGGATTTAATTTTGGGAAGAGCCTTGCAGCAACATGCTAAGGATATTTTAGACAAAGTCAGTCCATGGCGAGGCTATCTGGCGGCACTCATGTGGCGTGAATATGGTAAAGGAGCAAACAAATGA
- a CDS encoding DUF2945 domain-containing protein, whose protein sequence is MAQFRKGSSVTWSWAGGTIHGKVEEVFKESVSKTIKGKKITRHGSEEEPAYLVRADSGNIALKLERELRKSLKTKIKIVFEPLP, encoded by the coding sequence ATGGCGCAGTTTCGTAAAGGTTCATCAGTGACTTGGTCGTGGGCTGGTGGGACGATTCACGGTAAAGTCGAAGAAGTTTTTAAAGAGTCCGTTTCTAAAACGATTAAGGGTAAGAAGATCACACGCCATGGTTCAGAAGAAGAGCCTGCCTATTTAGTTCGCGCGGATTCCGGCAATATTGCGCTGAAATTGGAACGAGAACTTCGCAAGTCATTAAAGACGAAAATCAAAATTGTATTTGAGCCTTTGCCGTAG
- a CDS encoding S9 family peptidase, which yields MKASTFHLVMGVLVFSVATQAQASSKNDGREEQFLTEVAVKSDDAASKTGFLESIPDGLNTKDISPSCDPKYFEDTVLSKKRSSAEYFKLAKDYFVRCESELSQKSPKGVLALVKYSMFKYPFLQHPQVKEFTMTLSNGIKLPAIMALKNDPRPRPLVVVKCGTFCSASESPSMKAYLMSLFDQSPFNVVLLASQTGLDYMELNHIVSLGGYSEGYEALLAGQWLKEQWAYKDRISSMHLMGISLGGNAAIFGATYNDMYPQADGSKVFNSVAAICPVVSLKPTLESLYGSLIVGPVFANLTKQQFVDARKGLNVADLLEDSRLPKKKSEMVDFIGNLASTSLQRRGIASTPDSFFKSNNFWNWKPRVATPMLVWAAKNDIVVNNKLNAYVMENDDYYEKSPYVGVLNIAYGSHCGFQGAYGPLATSAVLRTFVMTHSPEFLPTYYQTVTPWSYGFKKMYGVEEHVGQAFEFKSGSSDVKVSFRIFNWSGSKCYEAGPWSGTDECVTTKSYAVPVSSLKSLGARVPRSAIEAQAITREFNTKVEFRTKDYQPLNGTNAGEFVMVTRTNFE from the coding sequence ATGAAAGCTTCGACTTTTCACTTAGTGATGGGTGTTCTCGTATTTTCAGTAGCAACTCAGGCTCAAGCGAGCTCTAAGAACGATGGTCGTGAGGAGCAATTCCTTACTGAAGTTGCAGTGAAGTCCGATGATGCCGCTTCTAAAACCGGATTCCTTGAATCCATTCCAGATGGCTTGAACACAAAGGATATCAGTCCTTCCTGTGACCCGAAATATTTCGAGGACACAGTGTTAAGTAAAAAGCGCTCTTCTGCAGAGTACTTTAAACTTGCGAAAGACTATTTCGTCCGTTGTGAATCTGAATTGTCACAAAAGTCACCCAAAGGTGTGTTGGCTTTAGTGAAGTATTCGATGTTCAAATATCCATTCTTGCAACATCCGCAAGTAAAAGAGTTCACTATGACTCTTTCGAACGGAATTAAGTTGCCAGCGATCATGGCTTTGAAAAATGATCCGCGTCCTCGTCCTCTGGTCGTGGTGAAGTGCGGAACATTTTGTTCTGCATCTGAATCACCGTCGATGAAGGCTTATTTGATGAGCTTGTTTGATCAAAGCCCATTCAATGTTGTCTTGCTCGCAAGTCAGACGGGGCTCGACTATATGGAATTGAATCATATCGTCTCTTTAGGTGGTTATTCTGAAGGGTATGAGGCTTTGCTTGCCGGTCAATGGTTGAAGGAACAGTGGGCCTATAAAGACCGTATATCCAGCATGCATTTGATGGGTATCAGCTTGGGTGGTAACGCTGCGATCTTTGGTGCGACATACAATGACATGTATCCTCAAGCAGACGGCTCAAAAGTTTTCAACTCTGTGGCAGCGATTTGTCCTGTGGTGAGTTTGAAGCCGACTCTTGAAAGTCTGTATGGCAGCTTGATTGTTGGTCCTGTATTCGCGAATTTGACGAAGCAGCAGTTCGTTGATGCTCGTAAAGGTTTGAATGTTGCGGACCTTTTGGAAGATAGCCGTCTTCCTAAAAAGAAAAGCGAGATGGTAGATTTCATTGGCAATCTTGCTTCAACGTCTCTGCAGCGTCGTGGAATTGCTAGTACGCCAGATTCATTCTTTAAATCGAATAACTTCTGGAATTGGAAGCCAAGGGTGGCAACTCCGATGTTGGTGTGGGCTGCGAAGAACGACATCGTCGTGAATAATAAGTTGAATGCTTATGTGATGGAGAACGATGATTACTATGAGAAGTCTCCGTATGTGGGCGTTTTAAATATCGCTTATGGTAGTCACTGTGGTTTTCAAGGTGCCTACGGTCCTTTGGCGACGTCAGCAGTACTGAGAACTTTCGTGATGACTCATAGTCCGGAATTCTTGCCGACATATTATCAAACTGTGACTCCGTGGAGTTATGGCTTCAAAAAAATGTACGGTGTTGAAGAACACGTGGGCCAAGCATTTGAATTTAAATCTGGTTCAAGCGATGTGAAAGTGTCATTCCGTATCTTTAACTGGAGTGGCAGCAAATGTTACGAAGCGGGACCTTGGAGTGGCACAGACGAATGTGTGACGACGAAGTCTTATGCCGTGCCAGTGAGTTCGTTGAAATCACTAGGCGCGCGCGTGCCACGAAGCGCGATCGAAGCGCAGGCAATCACTCGCGAGTTCAATACGAAAGTGGAATTTAGAACGAAGGATTATCAGCCGCTCAACGGTACTAATGCCGGGGAGTTCGTGATGGTGACTCGTACTAATTTTGAATAA
- a CDS encoding response regulator transcription factor, giving the protein METQSKRVLLVEDARDIQHIVKATIGELCTLKCVETTAEADIELRNSNYALLLLDVNLPDRDGFEYCRELRSQRMFYDLPIIILTGQSQLDSKVHAFELGADDYITKPFEARELKARVLSKLRRSGKANETSFFAGGFRVDFSVQKIFSIADDEKETALNLTPIEFKLLSHFLQNEGKIFSRQELLDLFWADSMYVSKHTVDTHISSLRKKMGPAGASLRSIFKQGYRFAAGMGPKTKSHFDKQVDL; this is encoded by the coding sequence CTGGAAACGCAAAGCAAAAGAGTACTTCTTGTCGAAGATGCTCGAGACATACAACACATCGTAAAAGCAACGATCGGTGAACTTTGTACGCTGAAGTGTGTAGAGACGACTGCTGAAGCGGATATCGAACTACGCAATAGCAACTACGCTTTGTTATTGCTTGATGTGAATCTTCCAGATCGTGATGGTTTTGAGTATTGCCGCGAGCTGCGTAGCCAAAGAATGTTTTATGATCTGCCTATTATCATTCTTACCGGACAATCACAGCTTGATAGCAAAGTTCATGCGTTTGAACTAGGTGCTGACGATTACATTACGAAGCCGTTTGAGGCGCGGGAATTAAAAGCGCGTGTTCTTTCGAAGCTCCGTCGTAGTGGGAAAGCGAATGAGACTTCGTTTTTCGCCGGGGGGTTTAGAGTCGACTTCTCGGTGCAGAAAATTTTTTCGATTGCTGATGATGAAAAGGAAACCGCTCTGAATTTGACTCCGATCGAATTTAAGTTGTTGAGCCATTTCTTGCAAAACGAAGGCAAGATTTTTTCCCGCCAAGAATTGCTCGATTTGTTTTGGGCTGACAGCATGTACGTATCTAAACATACAGTGGATACTCACATTTCTTCGCTAAGAAAAAAAATGGGTCCCGCGGGAGCGAGCTTGCGTTCGATCTTTAAGCAGGGTTATCGTTTCGCAGCGGGAATGGGGCCAAAGACCAAATCTCATTTTGACAAACAGGTCGATTTGTAA
- a CDS encoding FliG C-terminal domain-containing protein, whose product MGMLDRYKKKGGFFQLLQLLETSPSAKREQFLTLIAGESPVWEEALRQRILTITRVYSWDGQYLVEIFSRVQPMTLAYALHGNPPEQIEQLLSCLPPISKRKITDLMTESNPSAAEKGTCISKMLSEVRGFISQGIIRLDKVDPELHIPENIEEVLSSTVHAVPLYETDAMKKDSKPNIVGDNDGAVAAPANSQETEFLKRKVNQLASEVNALKHENSVLKDKLAQIKKIA is encoded by the coding sequence ATGGGAATGTTAGATCGTTACAAGAAAAAGGGCGGCTTCTTTCAACTTCTTCAATTGTTGGAGACTTCTCCTTCTGCAAAGAGGGAACAGTTTCTAACTTTGATCGCGGGTGAGAGCCCAGTATGGGAAGAGGCACTTCGACAAAGAATTCTAACTATCACAAGAGTGTATTCTTGGGATGGTCAATATCTGGTAGAGATTTTCTCGCGCGTGCAGCCGATGACTTTGGCTTATGCGCTTCATGGAAATCCTCCAGAGCAAATCGAGCAGCTATTAAGTTGTCTGCCACCGATTTCAAAAAGAAAAATCACTGATTTGATGACGGAATCAAATCCTTCTGCAGCAGAGAAGGGAACTTGTATTTCGAAAATGCTGTCAGAGGTTCGTGGTTTTATCTCTCAAGGGATTATTCGCCTTGATAAGGTTGATCCTGAATTGCATATCCCTGAAAACATCGAAGAGGTTTTGAGCTCGACGGTGCATGCAGTTCCGCTGTATGAAACAGATGCGATGAAGAAAGACTCGAAGCCAAATATCGTTGGTGACAACGATGGTGCGGTCGCAGCTCCTGCGAATTCGCAAGAGACTGAGTTCTTGAAACGCAAAGTGAATCAATTGGCATCAGAGGTCAATGCTTTGAAGCATGAAAACTCTGTGTTGAAAGATAAGCTCGCGCAGATTAAGAAAATCGCTTAG
- a CDS encoding OmpA family protein encodes MKKLILASLLFVGALAQAQDQSATSSTLQFSKEAVETNPQGLIPFIGAGGGYTGYDGGGNGSVEGTPGTLKLLGSYYFESPWVGEVGYGFNSQSFSQTTAVQSSINNAAVELAARYRSDSRWQTGVVADQFMGQGEFYGAEQADAQFVGLQVLKEFNMAPAWLGRVGGRAMALTNNTGEPAYMYLVDLQIGWNPHAYKTSARTVQAEPVDTSSQALTEAAPVEEAPVLRDVAYSSLATAGAIEFSSGAYKVSKADTQRLSKVAKVLNENSDLLERVEVVGYTDATGSDKTNERISKARAEQVKSILQKNGLKDVPVTAVGKGASEASGGSVKADRKTELVFVGVKDEDALRQALASIE; translated from the coding sequence ATGAAAAAACTCATTCTTGCTTCATTGCTGTTCGTTGGGGCCCTTGCACAGGCTCAGGACCAATCGGCAACTTCCAGTACGCTTCAATTTTCGAAAGAGGCGGTTGAAACAAATCCGCAAGGCCTAATTCCATTTATCGGGGCCGGTGGTGGTTACACTGGATATGACGGTGGTGGTAATGGTTCTGTGGAAGGTACACCAGGAACATTAAAACTATTAGGTTCTTATTATTTCGAATCGCCTTGGGTTGGTGAGGTTGGTTACGGTTTCAACTCCCAATCTTTCAGCCAAACAACAGCCGTACAATCCAGCATTAATAATGCTGCGGTCGAACTCGCTGCTCGTTATCGTTCAGACTCTCGCTGGCAAACAGGTGTCGTAGCCGACCAATTCATGGGTCAAGGTGAATTCTACGGTGCAGAACAAGCCGACGCGCAATTCGTAGGTTTGCAAGTACTTAAAGAGTTCAACATGGCTCCAGCATGGTTAGGCCGCGTGGGTGGTCGTGCGATGGCACTGACTAATAATACCGGCGAACCGGCGTACATGTACCTCGTGGACTTGCAAATCGGTTGGAATCCACACGCTTACAAAACTTCAGCAAGAACAGTTCAAGCAGAGCCTGTAGATACATCATCACAAGCATTGACTGAGGCTGCCCCAGTTGAAGAAGCTCCAGTACTGCGCGACGTAGCTTACAGCTCTCTTGCAACAGCTGGTGCGATCGAGTTCTCTTCAGGTGCTTACAAAGTATCTAAAGCAGACACTCAAAGATTGTCTAAAGTCGCAAAAGTCTTGAATGAAAATAGCGACCTTTTAGAAAGAGTGGAAGTCGTTGGTTACACTGACGCTACTGGTAGCGACAAAACTAACGAAAGAATCTCTAAAGCCAGAGCTGAACAAGTTAAATCAATCCTACAAAAAAATGGATTGAAAGACGTACCAGTAACTGCAGTGGGCAAAGGCGCATCTGAAGCTTCTGGTGGCTCTGTCAAAGCCGATCGTAAAACAGAATTGGTATTCGTTGGTGTTAAAGATGAAGATGCTCTTCGCCAAGCATTAGCTAGCATTGAGTAA
- a CDS encoding ATP-binding protein, which produces MLTNLLQEWKLKSPRLVATIGLLTLLLIALLSFVSARNFQTAAVLRQNTDRNLYEARGFKSAFEKSKNSLSALYLHPQSTSLEDFSAAENEVRAGLRNLHDLQGNNKIQTRRVQKISFLTETKLKDWYQRASDISNGLRANARELQNTLSDSTVAEIEQTLVDFINEEAATLEERVVSAENHLRQIMLLFTIALLCGAGLFLLAIFTWRKEIKNRKAGELYLEAANKKSQEMLKLKSSFLANMSHEIRTPLNGIIGMSKLLEHSPLNDRQMEYVETIKTSSASLLSLINDILDFSKIESGKFQLEETNFELASLLKSTVSIVEYSAKAKNLEIILDVQEEVPEFYTGDPLRIRQILLNLLNNAIKFSDQGPILLRVSKQEYEDHSSAKLLFEVIDRGVGFDHETRAKLFQSFSQGDNSMSRRYGGTGLGLAISKQIVEMMNGTIDAESVAGQGSRFFFSLTLKIAKYDHSIQSISSISSVKPLQAHILVAEDNRINQKVAEEMLGLMGCTCKVVENGQLAIQILQNEDFDLILMDAQMPIMDGYEATRAIRQGQAGTANKAIPILATTANAIKGDIELCLEAGMNDYISKPIAFNDLAFKIEKWIARGRSAIDEITVKKLKAQAGAHSEKFFKELVEIFAEDAPEAVSKMRIHLDSKNFEAIPPIAHTLKSSAAILGALRLKDLAERVERSKTEPITEQQLKLLIDSIDKELIFALEDLMNKVKIKDSTEKKTSPRKSQKPEAGV; this is translated from the coding sequence ATGTTGACCAATCTTTTACAAGAGTGGAAATTAAAATCTCCTCGCCTTGTCGCCACCATAGGTCTGTTGACGTTGCTGCTTATAGCTTTGCTGTCGTTTGTGTCCGCAAGAAATTTTCAAACAGCGGCGGTATTACGTCAAAATACCGACCGCAATCTTTATGAAGCCCGTGGATTTAAAAGTGCATTTGAAAAATCTAAAAACTCACTCAGTGCGCTCTATCTTCATCCACAATCCACAAGCCTAGAAGATTTCAGCGCTGCAGAGAATGAGGTTCGCGCCGGCTTACGTAATTTGCACGACCTTCAAGGAAACAACAAAATTCAGACAAGAAGAGTTCAAAAAATTTCATTTCTGACAGAGACAAAACTAAAGGATTGGTACCAACGTGCATCTGACATAAGCAATGGACTTCGTGCGAATGCCCGGGAATTACAAAATACACTTTCAGATTCAACCGTCGCCGAAATCGAACAAACGCTAGTCGATTTCATCAATGAAGAAGCTGCGACATTAGAAGAACGCGTCGTTTCCGCCGAAAATCATCTTCGCCAAATCATGCTGCTTTTCACTATTGCCTTGTTATGTGGCGCGGGACTTTTCCTGCTCGCGATTTTTACATGGCGTAAAGAAATCAAAAATCGTAAAGCAGGAGAGCTTTACCTGGAGGCCGCCAACAAAAAGTCTCAAGAAATGCTGAAACTAAAGTCCTCATTTCTTGCAAACATGAGTCACGAAATTCGCACACCTCTGAACGGAATCATAGGTATGTCGAAGTTGCTTGAACACTCCCCCTTAAACGATCGACAAATGGAATATGTCGAAACCATCAAAACTTCTTCCGCATCCTTGTTGTCACTTATCAACGACATTTTGGATTTTTCAAAAATCGAGTCTGGAAAATTTCAACTCGAAGAAACAAACTTTGAACTGGCCTCTCTTTTAAAAAGCACAGTCTCTATCGTCGAATACTCCGCGAAAGCAAAGAACCTAGAAATTATTTTGGACGTGCAAGAGGAAGTTCCCGAATTCTATACCGGCGATCCCTTACGTATCCGTCAGATTCTGCTAAATCTTTTAAATAACGCCATCAAGTTTTCCGATCAAGGGCCCATTCTTTTACGAGTCAGCAAACAAGAATACGAAGATCACAGCAGTGCCAAGCTTTTATTCGAAGTGATCGACCGAGGAGTTGGCTTCGATCACGAAACGCGTGCTAAACTTTTCCAAAGCTTTTCACAAGGCGATAACTCTATGAGCCGCCGTTATGGTGGCACAGGTTTAGGACTTGCGATTTCCAAACAAATTGTCGAGATGATGAATGGAACGATCGATGCCGAAAGCGTCGCCGGCCAAGGCTCACGCTTTTTCTTTTCACTGACGTTAAAAATTGCGAAGTACGATCATTCCATTCAATCCATTTCAAGCATTAGCTCGGTGAAGCCATTGCAAGCGCATATTCTTGTAGCCGAAGACAATCGTATCAATCAAAAGGTCGCAGAAGAAATGCTTGGGCTTATGGGCTGCACCTGTAAGGTTGTTGAAAACGGACAACTTGCAATTCAAATACTTCAGAATGAAGACTTCGACTTAATCTTAATGGATGCACAGATGCCCATTATGGACGGTTACGAGGCAACCCGGGCCATTCGCCAAGGACAAGCAGGGACTGCGAATAAAGCCATCCCTATTCTAGCAACGACGGCGAATGCAATTAAAGGCGATATTGAATTATGCCTTGAAGCCGGAATGAATGACTATATCAGTAAGCCCATTGCCTTTAATGATCTGGCATTTAAAATTGAAAAGTGGATTGCCAGAGGCCGCTCTGCCATCGACGAAATCACTGTGAAGAAATTAAAAGCACAAGCAGGAGCTCATTCAGAAAAGTTCTTTAAAGAGCTCGTCGAAATATTTGCCGAGGACGCGCCAGAGGCCGTCAGCAAAATGCGCATTCACCTGGACAGTAAAAACTTCGAAGCTATTCCGCCAATTGCGCACACTCTAAAATCGTCTGCCGCAATACTGGGCGCCCTGCGTTTAAAGGATCTTGCAGAAAGAGTTGAGCGCTCCAAGACCGAGCCGATCACCGAGCAACAACTGAAACTCTTAATCGATAGTATAGATAAAGAATTAATCTTTGCGCTCGAGGATCTGATGAACAAGGTGAAAATTAAAGACTCAACGGAAAAGAAAACTTCTCCGCGCAAGTCACAAAAACCGGAAGCTGGTGTCTAA